In Verrucomicrobiota bacterium, a genomic segment contains:
- a CDS encoding type II toxin-antitoxin system HicA family toxin has product MKTPRNLSGQELAKALRVLGYLVTRQSGSHLRVTTQEQGEHHEVIPNHSPIKIGTLKSILRNVAAHHHTSVPELLKVLDL; this is encoded by the coding sequence ATGAAAACCCCACGGAATCTAAGCGGGCAGGAGTTGGCAAAAGCGTTGCGAGTACTGGGTTATTTGGTGACCCGTCAAAGCGGTTCTCACCTGCGGGTGACGACCCAAGAGCAGGGCGAGCATCATGAGGTTATTCCAAACCATAGCCCAATAAAAATCGGGACTCTCAAAAGCATTTTACGCAATGTGGCAGCCCACCATCATACCAGTGTTCCAGAATTGCTTAAGGTGCTTGATCTATAG
- a CDS encoding 2-oxoisovalerate dehydrogenase, with protein MAIIKRCDSPCHKKLWVVGFDIQVCYGHTLDMQSEIIFEVTEAEEGGYCAAALGYGITTQAESLDELRAMVRDAVECYFDTPSQAPKIIRLHFVRDEVLAR; from the coding sequence ATGGCAATCATAAAGCGGTGCGATTCGCCATGTCACAAGAAATTATGGGTGGTTGGGTTTGACATCCAAGTTTGCTACGGGCATACTTTAGACATGCAGTCAGAAATAATTTTTGAAGTCACTGAGGCTGAAGAAGGTGGCTATTGCGCTGCGGCGCTGGGTTATGGAATCACCACCCAGGCGGAAAGCCTTGATGAATTGCGTGCGATGGTGCGCGATGCGGTGGAATGTTATTTTGACACCCCGTCCCAAGCCCCTAAAATCATCCGGCTTCATTTTGTCCGAGACGAAGTGCTGGCTCGATGA
- a CDS encoding response regulator, which translates to MSNTHFTAYTQEKTHDLDENARLDAVKKILVVDDDPAFVEILQVFLESCGYQVESALDGVLGIKKIMVHDYAVILCDMVMPNLAGDMFYMAVERVKPHLCRRFVFMTGYQGDAKVDAFIRRVRGLVVWKPFEMHILLEAVQAAERKGDHTTS; encoded by the coding sequence ATGAGTAACACCCATTTCACCGCCTACACCCAGGAGAAAACGCATGACCTGGATGAAAATGCCCGGCTGGACGCCGTTAAAAAAATTTTAGTGGTGGATGACGACCCCGCTTTCGTCGAGATTCTGCAAGTGTTCCTGGAAAGCTGCGGATACCAAGTGGAATCTGCCTTGGATGGGGTGCTGGGCATCAAGAAAATCATGGTGCATGATTATGCCGTGATCTTATGCGACATGGTGATGCCCAACCTGGCGGGGGATATGTTTTATATGGCCGTCGAACGGGTAAAACCGCATTTGTGCAGACGTTTTGTCTTTATGACCGGATACCAAGGGGATGCCAAAGTGGATGCGTTCATCCGCAGGGTACGCGGATTGGTGGTTTGGAAACCGTTCGAGATGCACATCCTGCTGGAGGCCGTTCAGGCGGCGGAACGCAAAGGGGATCACACCACTTCCTGA
- a CDS encoding thymidine phosphorylase yields the protein MKQTASFLQLLEAKRDGQVLEDQQIACLVQDFTAGRIPDYQMATFLMAVFFRGLIPAETRALTLAMRDSGDVLRFPADARPLVDKHSTGGIGDKVSLPLAPLLAAMQLRVPMISGRGLGITGGTLDKLESIPGLSTQLPPERIVAQVQTLGVAMAGQTDTMVPADKRIYALRDVTGTVPSIPLITASILSKKLAENLQALVMDIKFGCAAFMSSLDQARTLATGMSQLAKECGLPMRALLTRMDTPLGCAAGNWLEIKETMDCLNGQGPADLRALVLECAAHLLVLTKRFPTLVEARRQAGECLDSHLPREKWLAMIAAQGANLDTFQRKLSQDHTAPVVRELPAPHAGYVQAVDARIVGEVVRDLGGGRLAKDSIINPDVGVDRLAKPGQKVAAREVLVRVHAAQTSEAEIALHRLATAFRIAEEPPSLPPLIQEVV from the coding sequence ATGAAACAAACCGCATCATTCCTTCAACTGCTGGAGGCCAAGCGCGATGGACAAGTGCTTGAAGATCAGCAGATTGCATGCCTGGTTCAGGATTTCACCGCCGGGCGCATCCCCGATTACCAGATGGCCACGTTTCTCATGGCCGTATTTTTTCGCGGTTTGATTCCGGCGGAAACCCGTGCGCTGACGCTGGCGATGCGGGATTCCGGCGACGTGCTGCGATTTCCGGCGGATGCCCGCCCACTGGTGGACAAACATTCCACCGGCGGCATCGGGGATAAGGTGTCCTTGCCCCTGGCACCGCTCCTGGCGGCCATGCAACTGCGGGTACCCATGATTTCCGGACGCGGCCTGGGCATCACCGGCGGCACGCTGGACAAATTGGAGAGCATTCCCGGCCTGTCTACGCAATTGCCGCCGGAGCGTATTGTGGCCCAAGTGCAAACGCTGGGCGTCGCCATGGCCGGCCAGACGGACACCATGGTGCCCGCCGACAAACGAATTTACGCGCTACGGGATGTCACGGGCACTGTGCCATCCATCCCGTTGATCACCGCTTCGATTCTGTCCAAGAAACTGGCGGAAAACCTCCAAGCGCTGGTGATGGACATCAAGTTCGGCTGCGCGGCATTCATGAGTTCCCTGGACCAGGCGCGGACCCTCGCCACTGGGATGTCGCAGTTGGCGAAGGAATGCGGCCTCCCCATGCGCGCCCTGCTGACCCGCATGGACACGCCGCTGGGTTGCGCTGCTGGCAACTGGCTGGAAATCAAGGAAACCATGGATTGCCTAAACGGCCAGGGGCCAGCGGATTTGCGCGCGCTGGTTTTGGAATGTGCCGCTCATCTTTTGGTGCTTACCAAGCGGTTCCCCACTCTGGTGGAGGCTAGACGTCAGGCTGGTGAGTGCCTGGATTCCCATCTGCCACGTGAAAAATGGCTGGCGATGATCGCCGCCCAAGGCGCGAACTTGGACACCTTTCAGCGCAAGTTATCGCAGGACCATACCGCTCCGGTGGTTCGGGAATTACCCGCCCCGCACGCCGGCTATGTACAAGCGGTCGATGCGCGCATCGTAGGTGAGGTCGTGCGCGACTTGGGGGGCGGGCGATTGGCCAAGGATTCCATCATCAACCCGGATGTGGGCGTGGATCGCCTGGCCAAGCCTGGGCAAAAAGTGGCGGCCAGGGAAGTTCTGGTTCGCGTCCACGCTGCGCAGACCAGCGAGGCGGAAATCGCCCTGCACCGGCTGGCGACCGCTTTTCGGATTGCCGAAGAACCGCCGTCGTTGCCGCCGTTGATTCAGGAAGTGGTGTGA
- a CDS encoding phosphopantetheine-binding protein: METTEQLRQEIKQMMVENLMLQVTADEIGDEQPLFGPESLGLDSVDALQLVVALDKKFQLKISDPDTARQVLRSVNSMAEAVVQHQAGGSNGQSVSLAADAPPKVESPK; this comes from the coding sequence ATGGAAACGACGGAACAACTGCGACAGGAAATCAAGCAGATGATGGTGGAAAACCTCATGCTGCAAGTGACCGCCGACGAAATCGGCGATGAACAGCCGCTTTTCGGCCCCGAAAGCTTGGGGCTGGATTCCGTGGACGCGTTGCAATTGGTGGTGGCGCTCGACAAAAAATTCCAGTTGAAGATCTCCGACCCCGACACGGCCCGCCAAGTGTTGCGCTCGGTCAATTCCATGGCGGAGGCGGTGGTGCAGCATCAAGCTGGTGGTTCTAATGGACAATCGGTTTCTTTGGCTGCCGACGCACCGCCGAAGGTGGAGTCGCCCAAATAA